The DNA sequence TCGAGAAACACTTCTCGACAATACAGGGTCTTTCTTCGATGTCGTCCCAGAGCTATACGGGATCGACGAGCATCATTCTCCAGTTCACCCTGGACCGCAACATAGACGCCTGCGCTCAGGACGTGAACTCCAAGATAGCCGCCGCCCAGGGGGACCTGCCGACCAACATGCCGAGCCCTCCCACCTATGACAAGGTCAACCCGTCGGACCAGCCGATACTTTATTTCGCCCTCGCCTCCGAGACGATGCCCCTCACGGAGCTCAACGATTACGCCGAGAACTACCTCGCCCAGAACTTCAGCATGGTCAACGGTGTCTCACAGGTCATCACTTACGGTCAGAAATTTGCGGCGCGTATCCAGGTGAACCCCAAATTGCTGGCCAAGCAGGGCATCGGCATCGACGATGTGGAACGGGCCGTGAAGACGGCGAACGTCAACCTCCCCGGAGGCACCCTTGACGGGACCTTTCAGTCCTTCACCATCGATTCCAACGGGCAGCTCATGGTCGGTGAGGCGTACAGGGATGTCATCATCACGTACAAGGACGGCATGCCGGTCCGCGTGAAGGACGTGGGCGACGCGATAAGCGGCGTCGAGAAGGACAAACAGATGGCCGCATGGTACTCGACGCGTCAGAAGACGGAACGCGCCATCGTCCTTGCCGTCAAGAAACAGCCCGGGTCGAATACCGTCCTTGTCGCGGAAGGCGTGAAGGAACTCATTCCCCGCTTGAAATCCATGGTGCCGGAGTCGGTGGAGTGGCACCTCCTCTATGATGCCTCTGAATACATCGAAGAATCCATTCAGGATGTCCAGCTCACCCTTGTCCTGACCATCATCATCGTGCTCCTCGTTGTTTTCGTCTTTCTCCGTTCCTTCCGGTCGACCCTCATACCCAACGTGGCCGTGCCGCTGTCCATTATCGGGACCTTTGCGGTCATGAGCGTCCTCAACTTCAGTCTCAACAACCTTTCGATGATGGCCCTTGTCCTGTGCGTCGGCCTCGTTGTCGACGACGCCATCGTTGTCCTCGAGAACATCGTACGGCACATGGAGATGGGGGAGAACGCCGCGGACGCATCCTTCACGGGCTCCAGGGAGATAGGGTTTACCATCATGTCCATGACGGTGTCCCTGGTCGTCGTCTTCATCCCCATCCTTTTCATGCCGGGCATCGTGGGCAAGCTCTTCCATGAATTCGCGGTCTGCATCGCCTCGGCGATCCTGATCTCCGGCTTCATCTCGGTCACCCTGACCCCCATGATGTGCAGCCGGGTTCTCAAGGGTTTTCATGAGAAGAAGGAAGGCACGTTTTACGCTCTTACGGAACGGGGTTTTCAGGCGATGATCGGTTTCTACGGACGCACCCTTCGGTGGGTGCTGGAGCACCGCAGGATCGCTCTTGCGGTCACCGTGATCGTCCTTGTCGTTTCGGGTTTTCTTTTTATGAAAATACCCAAGGGCTTCCTCCCCGCCCAGGACCAGAATTTCATGATGGCGTGGGTCCAGGCTGCCGACAAGATATCCTACGACGACATGCTGACCCACCAGAGCGAGTTGAATGAGCTTTTCAAGGCGGAACCCGACGTGAAGGACTTTATCTCCATCGCCAGCATCAACTCGTACAACAGCGGCATCGTCTTCGCAATGCTCAAGAGCATGAAGGAGCGCAAACGCTCCGTAGATGAGATAGTTCACGATCTCCGGCCGAAGCTTAACAGTATCCCGGGCCTCCTCGTTTTTCCCCAGAACCCTCCTCCCATCCAGATAGGCGCGGGGAATGCCCTCGCCGAGTACCAGTTTACCCTTCAGGGCTCGGACCTGACGGAGCTGTACAAGTATGCCGGGATATTCGAAGAGAGGATGGGCAAGCTCAAAGGGCTTGCGGATGTGAACTCCGACGTCAAGCTCAACCTGCCGAAACTCTTTATAAATGTCGATCGCGACAAGGCATCGGCACTGGGCCTGAGCCTCGACCAGATCCAGAACACCTTTTTCTCGGCATACGCGTCGCGGAAGGTGTCGACGATCTACGGCAAGCTCAACCAGTATTCTGTCATCCTCGAGGTTCAGCCGCAGTTCAAGGAAGACGCCTCGGCGCTTTCCTACCTCTACGTAAGATCGACGGCGAACAAGCTTGTGCCCATCGGGACCGTGTCCACGATAGAGGAGACCGTCGGCCCCGTCAACGTGAACCATACAGGCCAGCTCAACTCGGCGACCATTGCCTTCAACCTCATTCCGGGACATTCCGTGGGTGAGGCGGTAAGCGACACGAACAGGATAGCGAAGGAGATCAGCCTTCCCCAGTCAATCGTCACCGGTTTCCAGGGGTCGGCGCAGGAGTTTCAAAAGTCATTTTCCGGCATGGGCTTCCTCCTCTTTGTCACAGTGCTGGTCATTTATATGGTCCTTGGCGTACTCTACGAGAGTTTCATTCACCCCATTACTATTCTCACCGCCCTGCCGCTTGCCGCCTGCGGTGCCCTGCTCACCCTGTGGGTTTTTGGTATGGAACTCGACATGTACGGTATGGTAGGTATAATAATGCTTATCGGCATTGCAAAAAAGAACGGCATCATGATGGTCGACTTTGCCCTTGAGGAGGAACGCAGCAAGGGGCTCAATTCCGAGGAATCGATCTATCAGGCGTGTCTGGTGCGTTTCCGTCCCATAATGATGACGACGATGGCGGCCTTCTTCGGTACTCTGCCCATCGCGCTCGGGATCGGAGCCGGAGGCGATGCGCGCCAGCCCATGGGGGTTGCGGTGGTGGGCGGGCTCTTCCTCTCCCAGATCATGACCCTCTACATCACGCCCGTCTTCTATGTCTATTTCGACGAGCTCAACCACTGGCTCGGCAAGCGATCCAGAAAGAAGGAAGAAAAAATCTAAAGGAGCTTTTCATGTCTCAGGTCTATAAAGGTGTTCTTTTCATTCCCGGTCAGGACGAGTTTATCCCCGATTCCCATGTCTACGTGATCGGAGACCCTGCTTCCGGGGACCTCTCCATAGTGGATGCGGGGCTTACGGGAAAGGGGAGCTACAAGGCTGCTTCCATCGCAAAGCTCGGTATCAAGCCGGCGGATGTCAAGAGGATCATCATGACCCACACGCACCTCGATCATATAGGATGCCTCGCAGAGCTCCAGAAGACATTTCCCGGTGTCGAGCTGTGGGTCCATAAGCTGGAGGCGGACTTACTGGAAAAGGGGGACGATCGGGCCGTATACGGCATGGATATGTTCAAGGGTATGTGCCAGACGCAGTTCGGTCTTGCTCCCGATGCCTTCAAATTCAAGGTGGACCGCAAGCTCGAAGGCGGCGAGACACTGGAGATAGGCAACATGGTGTGGGACGTGATCAACATACCCGGTCATTCCATGGGAGGCATCGCGCTTTACGAGCCCATAGCGAAGATCCTCATCCCCGGGGATGTCATATATGCCGACTACGCCATAGGCCGTTTCGACCTCTTCGGTGCGGATGCGGCCCAGTTGAAGGATTCACTGAACAAGCTTTCGAAGTTCGACGTCGACATTCTCCTGCCCGGCCACAACCAGATCCTGAAAGGCCTCCCCGCCGACTACATGCGGAAGACCACAAAGATGTGGGAACCCTACCTGGTTTGAAGACAGCTTCAGGCTTCAGGTTAAAGACGGTTTCTCTGTCTGAAACGTGAAACTGTCTTCTACGCTTTGTTCTCGTAGACGTTCACCGTGATCTCTTCATTTTCCTCATGGAAGACGGCGCTGTGGTACTCGGTGGTGCAGTCGTAGACAAGTTTGCCTATTTTTATCCGGACATTGGGGTAGCAGGTTCCCCTTACCTTGACCGTCGGCCGCGCGGCTTTTGTCATCGTTGATTCGATCATCTCGATCTGGCCCCTGTGTTCCTGCAGCTGATGGTCCAGTTCGTCCGATGTCGCGAGAAGCCTTCCGTAGAGCATTTCCTTTTCATCGGAAAGCCCATCGGTTTGGCCCATCTCCTCAAGCGTGGAGATGTGCTTTCCGATCTCTTCTATGGTATATTCGGTCTTCTGGGCGGCTTCCCTCAACTCCTTGAGGCGAGCAACCGTCTTTGGCTCGAACCCCACCGACACCTCTGTGTTTCCTGAGATCTCCGATCCCAGGGTGTTCATGATCGCAAGATTCTGTGCGCCCAGCTTGCTGCCGATGACCCGCCCTTTGCCCAGGGCGACGTCGATGGAGTCACCCGCGAGCAATTCGGAATTGAGGACGTCGCCTACGACGACATTCCGCCCCGCCTCGGCATAACAGTTTTCGACGAAGAGCGCTGAAAGGTCCCTGCCGGCCTTCACGGTGCCTTTGTCCGCCCCCAGGATGCCGCCTTTAATGGAAATGTCCATTCCGGCCTCCAGGGAGCAATCCTCGACGACCCCGCGTATCTCGATGTTTTCCGTTGCCTTGATGGAGAAACCGGATACGACGCTCCCATCGATCTTCACACTGCCCTTGAAATTGACATTGCCGATGGAATAGTCG is a window from the Syntrophorhabdaceae bacterium genome containing:
- a CDS encoding efflux RND transporter permease subunit, which gives rise to MNISAIWIKRPIMTVLVMFGILFFGVNSYVNLPINNLPAVDFPTIMVSASLPGASPETIASNVAKPLEKHFSTIQGLSSMSSQSYTGSTSIILQFTLDRNIDACAQDVNSKIAAAQGDLPTNMPSPPTYDKVNPSDQPILYFALASETMPLTELNDYAENYLAQNFSMVNGVSQVITYGQKFAARIQVNPKLLAKQGIGIDDVERAVKTANVNLPGGTLDGTFQSFTIDSNGQLMVGEAYRDVIITYKDGMPVRVKDVGDAISGVEKDKQMAAWYSTRQKTERAIVLAVKKQPGSNTVLVAEGVKELIPRLKSMVPESVEWHLLYDASEYIEESIQDVQLTLVLTIIIVLLVVFVFLRSFRSTLIPNVAVPLSIIGTFAVMSVLNFSLNNLSMMALVLCVGLVVDDAIVVLENIVRHMEMGENAADASFTGSREIGFTIMSMTVSLVVVFIPILFMPGIVGKLFHEFAVCIASAILISGFISVTLTPMMCSRVLKGFHEKKEGTFYALTERGFQAMIGFYGRTLRWVLEHRRIALAVTVIVLVVSGFLFMKIPKGFLPAQDQNFMMAWVQAADKISYDDMLTHQSELNELFKAEPDVKDFISIASINSYNSGIVFAMLKSMKERKRSVDEIVHDLRPKLNSIPGLLVFPQNPPPIQIGAGNALAEYQFTLQGSDLTELYKYAGIFEERMGKLKGLADVNSDVKLNLPKLFINVDRDKASALGLSLDQIQNTFFSAYASRKVSTIYGKLNQYSVILEVQPQFKEDASALSYLYVRSTANKLVPIGTVSTIEETVGPVNVNHTGQLNSATIAFNLIPGHSVGEAVSDTNRIAKEISLPQSIVTGFQGSAQEFQKSFSGMGFLLFVTVLVIYMVLGVLYESFIHPITILTALPLAACGALLTLWVFGMELDMYGMVGIIMLIGIAKKNGIMMVDFALEEERSKGLNSEESIYQACLVRFRPIMMTTMAAFFGTLPIALGIGAGGDARQPMGVAVVGGLFLSQIMTLYITPVFYVYFDELNHWLGKRSRKKEEKI
- a CDS encoding FapA family protein produces the protein MTTLHQQNNTDIDHADTITIEVNHEEGCAYVTIRDASVYPGLQEVVGRLRESGLSYWIDEGAIKKELASKTTGTPFRAAIARDEQFEIKVDANQHYASLTLKQGYGGKEINMVDIQLRLNEMGIVFGIDLEGAARALSEKVYEEPIAIARATEPVHGADATIDCLFPLEFKMQPKELEHNKIDFRELTLIYAVAEGDVLARKTPPTPGEPGMTIMGKTVPAKPGKDITFTAGRNSIISPDGMEVTAAIAGQPFLKGRSVFVEPVYSIKGDVDYSIGNVNFKGSVKIDGSVVSGFSIKATENIEIRGVVEDCSLEAGMDISIKGGILGADKGTVKAGRDLSALFVENCYAEAGRNVVVGDVLNSELLAGDSIDVALGKGRVIGSKLGAQNLAIMNTLGSEISGNTEVSVGFEPKTVARLKELREAAQKTEYTIEEIGKHISTLEEMGQTDGLSDEKEMLYGRLLATSDELDHQLQEHRGQIEMIESTMTKAARPTVKVRGTCYPNVRIKIGKLVYDCTTEYHSAVFHEENEEITVNVYENKA
- a CDS encoding MBL fold metallo-hydrolase, translated to MSQVYKGVLFIPGQDEFIPDSHVYVIGDPASGDLSIVDAGLTGKGSYKAASIAKLGIKPADVKRIIMTHTHLDHIGCLAELQKTFPGVELWVHKLEADLLEKGDDRAVYGMDMFKGMCQTQFGLAPDAFKFKVDRKLEGGETLEIGNMVWDVINIPGHSMGGIALYEPIAKILIPGDVIYADYAIGRFDLFGADAAQLKDSLNKLSKFDVDILLPGHNQILKGLPADYMRKTTKMWEPYLV